A window of the Nibribacter ruber genome harbors these coding sequences:
- a CDS encoding PorP/SprF family type IX secretion system membrane protein, with product MKRFLLTGGLVLGMMTAGWAQQRPQYTQYMVNSYLFNPAITGIEDYTDIKFGSRQQWIGLEGAPKTYFLTAHSPLNKALGSVRSSSSPGGVRTVNRNKFVPAYPHHGAGIIAVVDKAGPLRRTNVNLSYAYHLPVTRSITISLGAYGGILRNSFNASEATFSNPAEPALNSDFLNRNFIDVGLGTWIYAPNFYLGFSGAQLLHTELKASEGSVTEGIIQRHFFGMAGYKFRVTPAVTLIPSVLVKIASPSPTTVDANLRAVYADRFWVGATYRTKDAYAAMLGLNVTHFLEMSYAYDYNTSNLNIANSGSHEVTVGVRLFNKGKVLCPRWMN from the coding sequence TTCTACTTACAGGAGGTTTGGTACTGGGAATGATGACCGCTGGCTGGGCCCAACAACGGCCGCAGTACACGCAATACATGGTCAACAGTTACTTGTTTAATCCGGCCATTACGGGCATAGAAGACTACACAGACATTAAGTTCGGATCAAGGCAGCAGTGGATAGGTCTGGAAGGCGCACCCAAAACCTATTTTTTAACTGCGCATTCACCTTTGAATAAAGCCCTGGGAAGCGTGCGGAGCTCGTCAAGCCCGGGAGGAGTGCGCACCGTGAACAGGAACAAGTTTGTGCCGGCTTACCCGCACCACGGGGCGGGCATTATAGCCGTTGTAGACAAGGCAGGGCCGTTGCGCAGAACCAATGTCAATCTTTCTTACGCGTACCATTTGCCGGTTACCAGAAGCATCACCATTTCTTTGGGGGCCTATGGGGGCATTCTCCGGAACAGTTTCAATGCCAGCGAAGCCACGTTTTCCAATCCCGCCGAACCTGCCCTCAACAGTGATTTCTTAAACCGAAACTTCATTGACGTAGGCCTGGGCACCTGGATTTACGCACCCAATTTTTACCTCGGCTTTTCTGGCGCACAGCTGTTGCACACAGAATTAAAAGCCTCTGAAGGCTCCGTGACGGAAGGAATCATCCAGCGGCATTTCTTCGGGATGGCTGGTTACAAGTTTAGGGTGACTCCGGCGGTGACCTTGATTCCCTCGGTTCTGGTGAAGATTGCCTCTCCCAGCCCTACCACCGTTGATGCTAACCTAAGAGCGGTGTATGCAGACCGATTCTGGGTAGGTGCCACCTACCGGACCAAAGACGCCTATGCTGCCATGCTGGGTCTTAACGTAACCCACTTCCTGGAGATGAGTTATGCTTATGACTACAATACTTCCAACCTTAACATTGCCAATTCCGGCAGCCATGAAGTCACGGTAGGCGTGCGTCTGTTCAACAAAGGCAAAGTGCTCTGTCCGCGCTGGATGAATTAA
- a CDS encoding alpha/beta hydrolase, whose protein sequence is MKNSFSAKLMTLLLVGVGVHSASAQVTFEVTKVPAKTPAQDTLFLAGNHNNWNPGSKTHAFKKNANGRWYLTMPSGPGELEYKITRGNWATGEALISGAPKNNRIYVAKKSTDTVRVEIESWSDFFASPEKVHTASPNVKILSNEFWMPQLNRSRRVWIYLPPDYATSGKRYPVLYMHDGQNLFDAFYGYSGEWGVDESMDKLFAETGRGAIIVAPDNGSDQRMNEYTPWKNAQYGGGQGDAYVDFLAQTLKPYMDAHYRTLADKKHTGVAGSSMGGLISLYAALKHPSVFGKAGVFSPAFWVSPEVYSFVETHKVPKDLKIVLLAGEKEGQQMVPDMARMRDLLLKKGLKKKNLHYETHADGEHKESFWQREFPDAFTWLFYKK, encoded by the coding sequence ATGAAAAACAGCTTTAGCGCTAAGCTGATGACCCTCCTGTTGGTAGGCGTGGGCGTGCATTCTGCCTCGGCGCAGGTCACCTTTGAGGTCACCAAAGTACCTGCTAAAACCCCTGCGCAGGACACCCTCTTTCTGGCGGGCAATCACAACAACTGGAACCCTGGCAGCAAAACCCATGCTTTCAAAAAAAACGCCAACGGACGCTGGTACCTGACCATGCCCTCGGGCCCCGGTGAGCTGGAATATAAAATCACGCGCGGCAACTGGGCCACTGGCGAGGCCCTCATCAGCGGTGCGCCCAAAAACAACCGAATCTACGTAGCCAAGAAATCCACAGACACGGTGCGGGTGGAGATTGAAAGCTGGTCAGACTTCTTTGCCAGCCCAGAAAAGGTACACACGGCCAGTCCCAATGTGAAGATCCTGAGCAATGAGTTCTGGATGCCGCAGCTCAATCGCAGTCGCCGCGTCTGGATTTATTTGCCGCCAGATTATGCCACCTCGGGAAAGCGATACCCGGTGTTGTACATGCACGACGGCCAGAACCTGTTTGATGCGTTTTATGGCTATAGCGGCGAGTGGGGCGTGGACGAGTCAATGGACAAATTGTTTGCAGAGACCGGAAGGGGCGCCATCATTGTTGCGCCAGACAACGGCTCTGATCAGCGCATGAACGAGTACACCCCCTGGAAGAATGCACAATACGGCGGCGGACAAGGCGATGCTTATGTTGACTTTCTGGCTCAGACCTTAAAGCCTTACATGGATGCCCATTACCGGACGCTTGCAGATAAAAAACATACGGGCGTGGCCGGCAGCTCCATGGGCGGGTTGATTTCTCTGTATGCCGCGCTTAAGCATCCAAGCGTCTTCGGGAAGGCGGGTGTGTTTTCACCTGCGTTCTGGGTTTCTCCGGAGGTATACTCGTTTGTAGAAACCCACAAAGTACCCAAAGACTTGAAAATTGTATTGTTGGCCGGCGAAAAGGAAGGTCAACAGATGGTGCCAGACATGGCTAGAATGCGTGACTTGCTGTTGAAGAAAGGGCTCAAAAAGAAGAACCTGCACTATGAAACCCACGCCGACGGGGAGCACAAAGAATCCTTCTGGCAACGCGAATTCCCGGATGCCTTCACCTGGTTGTTCTACAAAAAGTAA
- a CDS encoding alpha-L-rhamnosidase-related protein encodes MPSTATLYTSPAFSIFSDKVIQGKNEAHALSPTHLRSTYQSPANQTFNRLIEFKFSLNGKDNELPVGVNHRLVLQPVNGKVETPVLVFGQQDATTPTAKANDFLEPNTQVTLKLDMRPVLEAFQKQGFYTAYNGDKLYAQDFKGVFVAGGSEPLSWDFENLPSRQHLQLQDPDKDGIYTVTLTFNAYNPENFTASEWQLKQDISKLPQFNSSHVLLDALYNLSLEESLLNIRTDQTFMAGAKWDGVWTRDISYSIVLALAAIHPEISKNSLLRKVKDGRIIQDTGTGGSWPISSDRMTWALAAWEVYLVTGDQNWLQQAYAIIQKSSEEDFLTVQDSKTGLMRGESSFLDWRKQTYPLWMQPVDIYESLNLGTNAVHYQMYRILEQMAQRLGQPSQQYSQRASQIKQAINDRLWSEEQKYYGQYLYGRQNLSLSPKAEGLGEALTLLYGIAEGDRRDQVLNNTPQTNFGIPSIFPYIPEIPPYHNNSMWPFVQAYWTWAAAEAGHTAKVSESMSALYRAAALFLTNKENLVATTGDYKGTETNSDRQLWSVAGNLAMVYRVFFGMKFEQDKLVFKPVVPASFAGKKNLTKFPYRKAFLNIELEGHGTQLKEIYLDGKRVNSAEIPANLTGEHSLKMVLAGDTGTTTPAKLVEHKFTPATPQLTYKNGKVSWTSVPQAASYKVVHNGKVAATMETTSFTVPTNSLEPAEYQIKAIGANGTESFLSEPLSVKGTKAERLVEMEETTASKAHNAAGFTGKGYIEIKKGQPALSFQVKVAENGLYALDFRYANGSGPINTDNKAAIRSLSVNGKRIGAMVFPQRGFDEWSNWGYSNAQNLYLPKGTHTFTLSLEASDENMNGDINEALLDLLRLTWLRAKE; translated from the coding sequence ATGCCTTCTACTGCTACCTTATACACATCGCCCGCGTTTTCCATCTTTTCAGACAAGGTAATCCAGGGGAAGAACGAAGCCCATGCCTTGTCCCCTACGCACCTTAGGTCTACCTACCAAAGCCCTGCCAACCAAACCTTTAACCGCTTAATTGAATTCAAGTTCAGCCTAAACGGCAAGGACAATGAACTACCCGTAGGCGTGAACCACCGGCTGGTGTTACAACCGGTGAACGGCAAAGTAGAGACGCCGGTGTTGGTGTTCGGACAGCAGGATGCCACCACGCCCACTGCCAAGGCCAACGATTTCCTGGAACCCAATACCCAGGTCACGTTGAAGTTGGACATGCGCCCGGTGCTGGAAGCTTTTCAAAAACAAGGCTTCTACACGGCTTATAACGGCGACAAGCTCTATGCTCAGGATTTTAAAGGCGTGTTTGTGGCCGGCGGCTCAGAACCCTTGAGCTGGGACTTTGAGAACCTGCCCAGCCGCCAGCACCTGCAGCTCCAGGACCCTGACAAAGACGGCATTTATACGGTTACCCTCACCTTCAATGCCTACAACCCAGAAAACTTCACGGCCTCTGAGTGGCAACTCAAACAAGACATCAGCAAACTGCCCCAATTCAACTCCAGCCATGTGCTACTGGACGCGCTGTACAACCTGTCACTGGAAGAATCTTTGCTCAACATCAGGACGGACCAGACCTTTATGGCCGGTGCCAAATGGGACGGCGTCTGGACCCGAGACATAAGCTACAGCATTGTGCTGGCCCTGGCCGCCATTCACCCTGAGATTTCTAAAAACAGCCTGCTCCGCAAGGTAAAAGACGGACGCATTATCCAAGACACGGGCACGGGTGGCTCCTGGCCTATCTCCTCTGATCGCATGACCTGGGCCCTGGCCGCCTGGGAAGTTTATCTGGTGACCGGTGACCAAAACTGGCTGCAACAAGCCTATGCCATCATCCAAAAGTCTTCCGAGGAGGATTTCTTAACCGTGCAGGATTCAAAGACCGGCCTCATGCGTGGTGAATCTTCTTTCCTGGACTGGCGCAAGCAAACGTACCCGCTCTGGATGCAACCCGTGGATATCTACGAGTCCCTTAACTTGGGCACCAACGCTGTGCATTACCAGATGTACCGCATCCTGGAACAGATGGCCCAGCGTTTGGGGCAGCCGAGCCAACAATATAGTCAACGGGCTTCCCAAATTAAACAGGCCATAAATGACAGACTTTGGTCTGAGGAACAAAAATACTACGGACAATATCTGTATGGCCGTCAAAACTTGTCGCTGTCACCCAAAGCAGAAGGACTGGGCGAGGCCTTAACCTTGCTGTACGGCATTGCCGAAGGAGACCGCAGAGACCAAGTGCTCAACAACACGCCGCAGACTAACTTCGGGATTCCCAGCATCTTCCCGTATATCCCAGAAATTCCGCCGTACCATAACAACAGCATGTGGCCCTTTGTGCAGGCCTATTGGACCTGGGCTGCCGCCGAGGCCGGGCACACCGCCAAAGTTTCTGAAAGCATGAGCGCCCTCTACCGGGCGGCGGCTCTGTTTCTCACCAACAAAGAAAACCTGGTGGCCACCACCGGCGATTACAAAGGCACCGAAACCAATTCTGACCGCCAGCTCTGGAGCGTGGCCGGCAATTTGGCCATGGTCTATAGAGTATTCTTCGGGATGAAGTTTGAGCAGGACAAACTGGTATTTAAGCCGGTGGTGCCCGCCTCTTTTGCCGGTAAAAAGAACCTGACCAAGTTTCCATACAGAAAAGCATTCTTAAACATAGAGTTAGAAGGCCACGGCACCCAGCTGAAGGAGATTTACCTAGATGGCAAACGCGTAAATTCGGCTGAGATTCCGGCCAACTTAACTGGTGAGCATTCCCTTAAAATGGTATTGGCAGGAGACACCGGTACCACCACACCAGCTAAACTAGTGGAGCATAAATTCACGCCAGCTACGCCGCAACTTACCTACAAAAACGGCAAGGTGAGCTGGACTTCGGTCCCGCAAGCTGCCTCCTATAAAGTAGTGCACAACGGGAAAGTAGCAGCCACTATGGAAACTACTTCTTTCACAGTTCCCACCAATTCTTTAGAACCCGCAGAATACCAAATAAAAGCGATTGGAGCTAACGGAACAGAATCCTTCTTAAGCGAACCCCTTAGCGTAAAAGGCACCAAAGCAGAGCGTTTGGTGGAAATGGAAGAAACCACTGCTTCAAAAGCCCACAACGCGGCCGGGTTTACCGGAAAAGGCTACATCGAAATAAAGAAAGGACAGCCTGCGCTATCATTCCAAGTAAAGGTAGCTGAGAACGGATTATATGCGTTGGATTTCAGATACGCCAACGGAAGCGGCCCCATTAACACAGACAACAAAGCGGCCATCAGAAGTTTAAGCGTGAACGGGAAGCGCATAGGCGCCATGGTGTTTCCGCAGCGCGGCTTTGACGAATGGTCTAACTGGGGCTACTCCAACGCACAGAACCTGTACCTACCCAAAGGCACGCATACCTTCACCTTGTCTCTGGAAGCCTCAGATGAGAACATGAACGGCGATATCAATGAGGCCTTGCTGGATCTTTTGCGACTTACCTGGCTACGAGCGAAAGAATAA